The segment GGGGGCTATTTTGTCAATTTCTCAATTTACATTAGCAGCAGATTGTCGTAAAGGGAATCGTCCAAGCTTTAGTAATGCAATGGAGCCAACTCAAGCAAATACGATGTTTGAGGCATTCAACACGGGGTTAAGAAATCATGGTCTTAAAGTTGAAACGGGTATTTTCCAAACCCATATGAATGTAATTTTGGATAATGATGGCCCCATTACGATTATGCTCAATATTAAAGATGGTAAGGTAATTTAAGGTGTGGTATTATTAAAGACGTTAATTGGAGATGATAACATGACAACAATACTTGATGGATTGGCTGTTTCAAAAGCAATTCGTGCTTCGTTAAAAGCAGAAACAGAAGTGCTTATTGAACAAGGGAAACGTGTACCTTCACTAACCGTTGTAATCGTGGGAAATGATCCCGCTTCACAAACGTATGTGAATTCTAAAGTAAAACAATGTAAGTCTGTAGGATTTTCTTCACAGGCGATTTCGTGTGAGGCGGATACATCTCAAGAAGCACTGCTTGAGATTATTAAGACCTTAAACCAAGATGATAATATTGATGGGATTTTGGTTCAGTTACCGTTACCGAAGCATATTGATGAAAATGTTATTATTGAAGCAATTGATCCGCTTAAGGATGTCGATGGATTACACCCCCTTAATGTAGGCTATTTAGAATTAAATCGTCCACGATTTGTATCCTGTACGCCGAAAGGGGTTATTCGCTTATTAGATTGGTATAATGTGGAAATTGAAGGGAAGCGAGCATTGGTGATTGGCAGAAGTCGCCTTGTGGGGAAACCTGTCGCAACACTGTTAACGCAAAAGAATGCGACCGTTACCTTGGCACATTCAAAAACAAAAAACTTAGAGGAACTCATTCGTTCTAATGATATAATTGTGGTTGCAATGGGAAAACCGGAAGCGATTCCCGCATCTTGGATTTCAAATCAACACGTACTCATTGATGTAGGAATTCATCGTATTGATGGAAATTTAAGAGGGGATGTAGAGCGTCAGGCTTATGAAATTGCATCGTATGCAACGCCAGTTCCGAAAGGTGTTGGACCGATGACCATTGCGAGCTTACTTGAAAATACAATGATTGCATATAAACTTAAGGAGTGTCAGAATGATTGATAAAACATATGGTTTAGGTGATATTG is part of the Erysipelothrix piscisicarius genome and harbors:
- a CDS encoding bifunctional 5,10-methylenetetrahydrofolate dehydrogenase/5,10-methenyltetrahydrofolate cyclohydrolase — its product is MTTILDGLAVSKAIRASLKAETEVLIEQGKRVPSLTVVIVGNDPASQTYVNSKVKQCKSVGFSSQAISCEADTSQEALLEIIKTLNQDDNIDGILVQLPLPKHIDENVIIEAIDPLKDVDGLHPLNVGYLELNRPRFVSCTPKGVIRLLDWYNVEIEGKRALVIGRSRLVGKPVATLLTQKNATVTLAHSKTKNLEELIRSNDIIVVAMGKPEAIPASWISNQHVLIDVGIHRIDGNLRGDVERQAYEIASYATPVPKGVGPMTIASLLENTMIAYKLKECQND
- the dtd gene encoding D-aminoacyl-tRNA deacylase encodes the protein MKIVIQKVKEAKVVVDQAIVGEIKQGYMLLVGMETGDSDADIKKAVDKIASIRLFDDAEGKINLSIQDVGGAILSISQFTLAADCRKGNRPSFSNAMEPTQANTMFEAFNTGLRNHGLKVETGIFQTHMNVILDNDGPITIMLNIKDGKVI